The following are from one region of the Nostoc cf. commune SO-36 genome:
- a CDS encoding cadherin-like domain-containing protein: MKEGDTITLSSSNFNATDVDNSIDLSKITYTISNLQNGEFRLNGIPKTTFTQQDINSGVVQFVHNGSENAPSFNITLSDGYNTSSQKTPTISFTNINNNPEVKDIISSVTFNENALNIAASIINSNITLTDIDSSDFNAGNLTINYSSGSGAEDRISVNSGSNGITLSSGNVSYNGTVFGSIDTTNNGAGGKSLVIRFTNVNAILAAVKALIQNLTYQNISNIPNPSRTISVTVNDGDGGTSSAVSKLLMLLPKMMHLLTLFQEHKLSMKMRF, from the coding sequence GTGAAAGAAGGTGACACAATCACCCTCTCTTCTAGTAACTTTAATGCGACAGATGTTGATAATAGCATTGATCTTAGTAAAATTACATATACTATTAGCAATCTTCAAAATGGTGAATTTCGGCTAAATGGTATCCCTAAAACTACATTTACCCAGCAAGATATCAACAGCGGAGTAGTTCAATTTGTTCACAACGGTAGTGAAAATGCTCCATCTTTTAATATAACTCTTAGCGATGGCTATAACACTTCTAGTCAAAAAACTCCGACTATTAGCTTTACTAACATCAACAATAACCCTGAAGTAAAAGATATAATATCTTCTGTTACTTTTAATGAAAATGCGCTTAATATTGCTGCATCTATTATAAATAGCAACATTACCCTTACGGATATAGATTCCTCTGATTTTAATGCAGGTAATCTCACAATTAACTATAGCAGTGGTAGTGGAGCAGAAGACCGAATTTCAGTTAATAGTGGTAGTAATGGTATTACTTTAAGTAGTGGAAATGTTAGCTATAACGGAACTGTTTTCGGCAGTATTGACACTACTAATAATGGTGCAGGTGGCAAAAGCTTAGTTATTAGATTTACTAACGTTAATGCTATTTTAGCTGCTGTAAAAGCTTTAATTCAAAATCTTACCTATCAAAATATTTCTAATATACCTAACCCTAGCCGTACTATTTCGGTTACAGTCAATGATGGAGATGGTGGAACTAGCAGTGCTGTATCTAAGTTATTAATGTTACTGCCGAAAATGATGCACCTGTTAACACTGTTCCAGGAACACAAACTATCAATGAAGATGAGATTTTAA
- a CDS encoding DUF4347 domain-containing protein produces the protein MKSNQPLFSQASFPENSSILVFIDSQIQNYQDLRNGIKAGTEVYILHPEVDGVEQITQTLSQQQYVESIHIISHGAPGTLYLGNAELSLKTLGHYTQELQTWFNSTPNYYTPALLLYGCNVGADAGTQFLEKLHNITQANIYTSSTAVGNSNLGGKWDLDVRYGKDISHFPGLIFQPEVLVTYAEYLERVAINITRIMTQKRRLKERLLLQISVLLASFRVQ, from the coding sequence ATGAAATCTAACCAGCCCTTATTTTCCCAAGCATCTTTTCCAGAAAATAGCTCTATTTTAGTATTCATTGACTCACAAATACAAAATTATCAAGACCTTAGAAATGGTATCAAGGCAGGTACAGAAGTCTATATTCTGCATCCAGAAGTTGATGGAGTCGAGCAAATTACACAAACTTTGTCCCAGCAACAGTATGTTGAGAGTATACATATCATCTCACACGGGGCACCGGGAACACTTTATTTAGGGAATGCGGAACTAAGCCTAAAAACTTTAGGACATTACACCCAAGAACTTCAAACTTGGTTTAATTCAACTCCTAACTACTATACTCCTGCGCTTCTTCTTTATGGTTGTAATGTTGGTGCGGATGCCGGAACTCAGTTTTTAGAGAAACTGCACAACATTACTCAAGCTAATATATACACTTCTAGTACTGCTGTTGGTAACTCAAACTTAGGTGGTAAGTGGGATTTAGATGTTCGCTACGGAAAAGATATTTCACATTTTCCTGGTTTAATATTTCAACCTGAAGTGTTAGTAACTTATGCTGAGTATTTGGAACGGGTGGCGATAAATATTACACGTATTATGACTCAAAAGAGGCGACTAAAGGAACGGTTGCTTTTACAGATATCAGTTCTACTGGCATCTTTCAGAGTACAGTAG
- a CDS encoding beta strand repeat-containing protein, with amino-acid sequence MIVNDTLVTGFGMNGEINYGNFENLNLIMGSGSDILSIESTHQQLTYIDTGAGDDTVNVENISGETNVKLGVGNDTANVGNLNQLVDNISAALIVSGGIDSDTLNIDDSGDTKDNTVIVNDTLVTGFGMNGEINYGNFENLNLIMGSGSDILSIESTHQQLTYIDTGAGDDTVNVENISGETNVKLGVGNDTANVGNLNQLVDNISAALIVSGGIDSDTLNIDDSGDTKDNTVIVNDTLVTGFGMNGEINYGNFENLNLIMGSGSDILSIESTHQQLTYIDTGAGDDTVNVENISGETNVKLGVGNDTANVGNLNQLVDNISAALIVSGGIDSDTLNIDDSGDTKDNTVIVNDTLVTGFGMNGEINYGNFENLNLIMGSGSDILSIESTHQQLTYIDTGAGDDTVNVENISGETNVKLGVGNDTANVGNLNQLVDNISAALIVSGGIGSNTLNIDDSGDTKDNTVIVNDTLVTGFGMNGEINYNDIEKLSILLGSGADLVTIESISVDTNIDTGLGEDFITLDDLSLLSARLIVDEERKN; translated from the coding sequence GTGATTGTCAACGATACCTTAGTTACTGGCTTCGGCATGAACGGTGAAATTAACTACGGCAACTTCGAGAATTTAAACCTAATAATGGGTTCGGGTAGCGACATTCTCAGCATTGAAAGCACTCATCAGCAACTAACATATATCGATACAGGCGCAGGTGATGATACAGTCAATGTCGAAAATATCTCTGGTGAAACCAACGTCAAACTCGGCGTTGGTAATGACACTGCAAATGTCGGCAATCTTAACCAACTTGTTGATAATATCTCAGCAGCACTGATTGTATCAGGCGGTATAGATAGCGATACATTAAATATCGATGACTCAGGTGATACAAAAGACAACACAGTGATTGTCAACGATACCTTAGTTACTGGCTTCGGCATGAACGGTGAAATTAACTACGGCAACTTCGAGAATTTAAACCTAATAATGGGTTCGGGTAGCGACATTCTCAGCATTGAAAGCACTCATCAGCAACTAACATATATCGATACAGGCGCAGGTGATGATACAGTCAATGTCGAAAATATCTCTGGTGAAACCAACGTCAAACTCGGCGTTGGCAATGACACTGCAAATGTCGGCAATCTTAACCAACTTGTTGATAATATCTCAGCAGCACTGATTGTATCAGGTGGTATAGATAGCGATACATTAAATATCGATGACTCAGGTGATACAAAAGACAACACAGTGATTGTCAACGATACCTTAGTTACTGGCTTCGGCATGAACGGTGAAATTAACTACGGCAACTTCGAGAATTTAAACCTAATAATGGGTTCGGGTAGCGACATTCTCAGCATTGAAAGCACTCATCAGCAACTAACATATATCGATACAGGCGCAGGTGATGATACAGTCAATGTCGAAAATATCTCTGGTGAAACCAACGTCAAACTCGGCGTTGGTAATGACACTGCAAATGTCGGCAATCTTAACCAACTTGTTGATAATATCTCAGCAGCACTGATTGTATCAGGCGGTATAGATAGCGATACATTAAATATCGATGACTCAGGTGATACAAAAGACAACACAGTGATTGTCAACGATACCTTAGTTACTGGCTTCGGCATGAACGGTGAAATTAACTACGGCAACTTCGAGAATTTAAACCTAATAATGGGTTCGGGTAGCGACATTCTCAGCATTGAAAGCACTCATCAGCAACTAACATATATCGATACAGGCGCAGGTGATGATACAGTCAATGTCGAAAATATCTCTGGTGAAACCAACGTCAAACTCGGCGTTGGCAATGACACTGCAAATGTCGGCAATCTTAACCAACTTGTTGATAATATCTCAGCAGCACTGATTGTATCAGGTGGTATAGGTAGCAATACATTAAATATTGATGACTCAGGTGATACAAAAGACAACACAGTGATTGTCAACGATACCTTAGTTACTGGCTTCGGCATGAACGGTGAAATTAACTACAATGACATTGAAAAGTTAAGTATTCTACTTGGGTCAGGAGCCGATTTAGTTACCATCGAATCTATCTCAGTTGACACCAATATAGATACTGGTCTTGGCGAAGACTTTATCACTCTCGATGATCTCAGCTTACTTTCGGCTCGACTTATAGTTGATGAAGAAAGGAAGAACTAG